The nucleotide window GCAATAGTTTGTAAAAGACCTACAGGCAATAAGCTCATAAATGACATGAGTAACAAGCCAATATTAAGAGACCAGAATGAAAAGCCAATTAATTTATTATTCCATTGCTGCTTTCGATAAAGGCTGCGTAAAACAAAAAGCATTAAGCCAATCCCTAACATGCCATAAACACCAAATAAAGCGGTATGCGCATGTAGGGCAGTTGTGTTTAATCCTTGCATGTAATAGAGTGCTACCGGCGGATTGATCAGAAATCCAAAAATACCGGCTCCCAAAAAATTCCAAAACGAAACTGAAAGTAAAAAATAAATAGGCCATTTGTAATCAATCAACCATTCTTTAGCCGTACTTAAATGATAATTATGAAAGGCTTCAAAGCCAATTATTACCAGCGGCGCAACTTCAAGCGCACTAAAGGTTGCCCCCAAACCAATTATCATAGTTGGTGCACCCGTAAAATACAAATGATGGAAAAGTCCTAAAATAACAGCAAAAAGAAAAATAATAGATGCAACAAATACACTTGCCGTGGCTACGGATGCCTTTAACAAACCCAAGCGCACAAAAAGAAATGCCGATACTACAGTGGCAAATACTTCAAAAAAACCTTCCACCCAAAGATGTACTACCCACCATCTCCAATATTCTGCAATGGAAAGGTTAGTTTGTCTGCCCCACATCAATCCAGCTCCATAAAACAATGCAATTGCAGTACAGGAAACTAAAAATAAAGTTAGTAGACTTTTTTCTGCTGTCCCTTTTTTAATAACTGGTAATAAGGGACGTATCATTAATGTCAACCAGAGAAGTAGTCCAACAAAAAGAAAGCATTGCCAAAAACGACCCAAATCAACATACTCATATCCTTGGTCTCCAAACCAGAAATTTTCTATTAGCCCCAACTTTTGCATAATGCCAAACCACTCACCAATCATTGAGCCTGCAACAATAATTAAAAGGGAGACAAAGAGAATATTTACACCTAACTTTTGAAATTTAGGATCCTTTCCTGACACGGAAGATGCGATATATAGTCCCGTAGCAAGCCAGGCTGTGGCAATCCAAAGAATAGAAAGTTGGACGTGCCAGGTACGGGTAACAGAATAAGGTAAAATAGTTGACAATGGAAAACCATAAATTGAATTACCCTCAACACCATAATGTGCTGTAATAATTCCCATCGCTACTTGTATCAATATAAGAATATTAATAGCCGAGAAATATTTTTCTACTGCCCGCATGGAAGGCGTAATATTTTGATTCATTAACGGATCTTCAATTGGTAATTCTAAGACTTCTTCTACTTTTGTTTTTGTATGATAAAAAATGAGAATGCCAATTCCAATCAAGAGCATAATAACACTAAATCCAGTCCAAATGACGAGATCTCCCGTAACTACATTGCCTACCAATTTATCAGGTGGCCAATTATGGGTATAACTAATAGAACTGTTTGGTCTTTCAGTAACACAAACCCAAGATGCCCAAAAGAGAAAAGCATTCATTTTACGCATACGACTAATATCTTTGATGGTATTTTTTGCTATGGAATAATCTGATCGTAGTTTATTAAAACTAGTATCAGCCATAAAAAGTCCGGAATAATATCCATTCAAATCTTCAATAGCATAAGCACGGATTTCTGAAACAGTTATAACACCTGAAACTTTATTATATGTATTTGTTCTCAATTCCTTACTGAGGCGAGCCTTTAAAGCTGCTTGGCTCTCTATATCTAAGGCTTTATATGAAATTGCACCCATTTTTATCGCCCATTCATCTAAAATGATGACAGCTTCACGATGCAAACGATCAGCCGTCCAATCAGGTGCAAGATAAGCTCCATGTCCCCAAATGGAACCGACTTCTTGACCGCCCATACTTTGCCAAACATTTTGACCATCCTTAATGTCTTGACCAGTAAAAAGAACCTTACCATTGGTGGTTACTATTTTTTCAGGAATAGGGGGAGCTTGTTGATATATTTCATAGCCAAAGAAACCCAAAACAGAGAACGAGGCTATAATTACAAAAAAAAATACAATCCAAAGTTTTTTTTGTCGGCTCATTATAAGGCTATTTGTTAGTTAAGACAATCATCATTAATAAAAAAAATTAACGTTTTATAGAGTTTGATATGCGATAGGTTAAAACAATGAATATAGAAGCAAATGTAAAAGCATGCAATCTTTGAGATGTTGTATATTTATGAGAATAATTTACATATTTCACAGTTGCTATTATGGTGGACTCTACTGACAAGCTTGCAAACTCTTTGGTACAAGAATTTCAAGTATTAGCAAGTTTGAGAGCTTATTTAAAGAATCTAAA belongs to Bacteroidia bacterium and includes:
- a CDS encoding nitric-oxide reductase large subunit; the protein is MSRQKKLWIVFFFVIIASFSVLGFFGYEIYQQAPPIPEKIVTTNGKVLFTGQDIKDGQNVWQSMGGQEVGSIWGHGAYLAPDWTADRLHREAVIILDEWAIKMGAISYKALDIESQAALKARLSKELRTNTYNKVSGVITVSEIRAYAIEDLNGYYSGLFMADTSFNKLRSDYSIAKNTIKDISRMRKMNAFLFWASWVCVTERPNSSISYTHNWPPDKLVGNVVTGDLVIWTGFSVIMLLIGIGILIFYHTKTKVEEVLELPIEDPLMNQNITPSMRAVEKYFSAINILILIQVAMGIITAHYGVEGNSIYGFPLSTILPYSVTRTWHVQLSILWIATAWLATGLYIASSVSGKDPKFQKLGVNILFVSLLIIVAGSMIGEWFGIMQKLGLIENFWFGDQGYEYVDLGRFWQCFLFVGLLLWLTLMIRPLLPVIKKGTAEKSLLTLFLVSCTAIALFYGAGLMWGRQTNLSIAEYWRWWVVHLWVEGFFEVFATVVSAFLFVRLGLLKASVATASVFVASIIFLFAVILGLFHHLYFTGAPTMIIGLGATFSALEVAPLVIIGFEAFHNYHLSTAKEWLIDYKWPIYFLLSVSFWNFLGAGIFGFLINPPVALYYMQGLNTTALHAHTALFGVYGMLGIGLMLFVLRSLYRKQQWNNKLIGFSFWSLNIGLLLMSFMSLLPVGLLQTIASVNEGMWYARSAEFLHQPHMQTLRWLRVVGDIVFTAGTISLFIFVFSLKVKKNKLETKN